A genomic segment from Zygotorulaspora mrakii chromosome 1, complete sequence encodes:
- a CDS encoding 40S ribosomal protein eS27 (similar to Saccharomyces cerevisiae RPS27B (YHR021C) and RPS27A (YKL156W); ancestral locus Anc_5.265) translates to MVLVQDLLHPTAASEARKHKLKTLVQSPRSYFLDVKCPGCLNITTVFSHAQTAVTCESCSTVLCTPTGGKAKLSEGTSFRRK, encoded by the coding sequence AGATTTGTTACACCCAACTGCTGCCTCTGAAGCCAGAAAACACAAGTTAAAGACTTTGGTTCAATCTCCAAGATCATACTTTTTGGACGTCAAATGCCCAGGCTGTTTGAACATCACCACTGTCTTCTCTCATGCTCAAACTGCTGTGACTTGTGAATCATGTTCCACGGTTCTATGCACACCAACCGGTGGTAAGGCCAAACTATCTGAAGGTACCTCTTTCAGAAGAAAGTAA
- the RSM22 gene encoding tRNA methyltransferase RSM22 (similar to Saccharomyces cerevisiae RSM22 (YKL155C); ancestral locus Anc_5.264), with product MLRSISLKYSAVRRSLSSFSRASLEGLDFENSKYPSNNDLSFGVTVDSEDDIRVIERNDILSQNATSPFRKKDGEPLQGRNSQEARVLPETLQAMSFRDQIELNPLVSQVIKNNILSVQIPNNLRRSASNYYVELYRDKLHRPMKSTMEVDSHIAAIFQQNYAAIYQTLTELRKRLGNRVFNPQNVLDVGYGPATGIVALNDLMGKDYRPKNKEAVIIGHIDMQKRAKLMLSRQLNEVRDETVTVDTAENSDDIVEGEDLVGEVMTKKININTRLTKNVPGSGQYDLIIITHQLLKNEEKFPIQIDDNLEHYLNLLAPGGNLVIVERGNPLGFETISRARQIMIRPENFPDEHGKIPRPWTRGSIKKTKIESKKDEESRANFEDAKRLLKEIDENHGPINEKELEFEPELLRELEKREEENEKASNINFYLKIIAPCPHHRKCPLQVGNPKLYEHDKDNKLKFCNFQKNVLRSKFSMELKKGKILATPWQTPEDGIGMPGMANAGTGRKNGQNYELINYSYLIVERSPCDKESIERIEHERENATNRFEIGSLGDKTQNTWPRIINQPKKRKGHVTLELCGSSGQLEKWTVPKSFDKQIYHDARKSMKSDLWPLEAKTKLKGSVNFNIAKLEMLEKARIKRLKKDAKERDRRIDELFPHAHETMDIGTLAEVYGHDYAKMDKKKT from the coding sequence ATGTTACGATCTATTAGTCTCAAGTACTCAGCTGTTAGAAGAAGTCTGTCTAGCTTTTCAAGAGCATCTTTGGAAGGCCTAGATTTCGAAAATAGCAAATATCCATCGAATAATGATCTATCGTTTGGTGTAACTGTAGACTCTGAGGATGATATACGGgttattgaaagaaatgatatACTTTCCCAAAATGCTACCTCTCcattcagaaaaaaagacGGTGAGCCTCTTCAAGGAAGGAATTCTCAAGAGGCAAGAGTATTACCAGAAACTCTACAGGCTATGAGTTTCAGAGATCAGATTGAACTCAATCCTCTGGTATCACAAGTGATAAAAAACAACATTCTGTCAGTACAAATCCCAAACAATTTGAGAAGATCAGCATCTAATTATTATGTAGAACTGTACCGTGATAAATTGCATCGACCAATGAAAAGTACAATGGAAGTTGATTCACATATTGCAgccatttttcagcaaaaTTATGCAGCAATATATCAGACCTTGACAGAGTTAAGAAAACGTTTGGGGAATAGAGTCTTCAATCCTCAAAATGTACTTGATGTTGGTTATGGACCTGCTACAGGCATTGTTGCATTGAATGATCTTATGGGTAAAGACTATAGGccaaaaaacaaagaagCCGTTATTATTGGTCACATAGATATGCAAAAACGAGCAAAACTAATGCTTAGTAGGCAATTGAATGAGGTTCGCGATGAAACTGTTACTGTTGACACCGCAGAGAATTCCGATGATATAGTAGAGGGTGAAGATTTAGTTGGTGAAGTGATgaccaaaaaaatcaacatAAACACAAGGttgacaaaaaatgtaCCTGGATCTGGACAATATGATCTGATAATAATAACTCATCAActattaaaaaatgaagagaaatTCCCAATACAAATAGATGATAATTTAGAAcattatttgaatttattgGCGCCTGGAGGTAATCTAGTAATTGTGGAAAGAGGAAACCCATTAGGTTTTGAAACAATTAGTAGAGCAAGACAAATAATGATCAGACCAGAAAATTTTCCGGATGAACATGGCAAAATACCAAGACCTTGGACTAGAGgatcaatcaaaaaaaccaaaattgaatcaaaaaaagatgaagaatcAAGGGCTAATTTCGAAGATGCAAAGAGACTCTTAAAGGAAATAGATGAAAATCATGGACCgataaatgaaaaagaactAGAATTCGAACCAGAGTTGTTAAGAGAACTGGAAAAGAGAGAGGAAGAGAACGAAAAAGCGTCAAACATTAATTTCTATCTCAAGATAATTGCACCATGTCCGCATCACCGTAAATGTCCTTTACAAGTTGGAAATCCAAAATTATACGAACATGATAAAGATAACAAACTCAAGTTCTgtaattttcaaaaaaatgtactAAGAAGTAAGTTTAGTATGGAActgaaaaaaggtaaaattCTGGCAACGCCATGGCAAACTCCAGAAGATGGTATTGGCATGCCCGGAATGGCAAATGCAGGAACCGGGAGAAAAAACGGGCAAAACTATGAACTTATAAACTATTCTTATCTAATTGTTGAACGGTCACCATGTGACAAAGAATCGATTGAAAGAATAGAACACGAAAGAGAGAACGCAACAAACAGATTCGAAATTGGATCCCTCGGCGATAAGACTCAAAATACATGGCCACGCATCATCAACCAACCCAAAAAGAGGAAAGGCCATGTTACATTAGAGTTATGTGGGTCGTCTGGACAACTGGAAAAATGGACAGTGCCAAAATCCTTCGATAAACAAATTTATCATGATGCAAGAAAATCGATGAAATCTGACCTGTGGCCGCTCGAAGCAAAGACAAAGTTGAAGGGTTCGGTAAATTTCAACATCGCTAAGTTAGAAATGCTGGAAAAAGCAAGGATTAAACGCCTGAAGAAGGACGCGAAGGAGCGGGATAGAAGAATTGATGAACTCTTCCCACATGCTCATGAGACCATGGATATCGGTACTCTGGCAGAAGTATATGGCCATGACTACGCAAAAATggataagaaaaaaaccTAA
- the SRP102 gene encoding Signal recognition particle receptor subunit beta (similar to Saccharomyces cerevisiae SRP102 (YKL154W); ancestral locus Anc_5.263): MLNNTVLIALVFVLITSSLLLITQRHKGSRLVLNGESITKNKEPTIIIAGPSNSGKTAFYTFLTSGKLTNTVTSQKTSVAHDFKLSKANTFRLMEFPGHNKLRKQLIDTLESSNNIKGLLFMVDSTTDPKDLTEVAEFLFQILQVTERQPDGCDILLACNKCESFTSRPPAKIKDALEKEMDKIIARKRKSLDSVQNTLNGSLKKTDDADNEDDQEEKSALLDIQVAGGFKFSSLEGNVDALEGSVTKNNVDKWECWIEERLIN; encoded by the coding sequence ATGTTGAACAACACAGTGCTCATTGCACTAGTGTTTGTGCTTATAACATCCTCCTTGCTATTGATCACTCAAAGACATAAGGGCAGTCGATTGGTTCTCAATGGAGAATCGATAACTAAAAACAAAGAACCTACAATAATTATCGCTGGACCTTCCAATAGTGGTAAAACAGCTTTTTATACCTTTTTGACAAGTGGAAAATTAACGAACACCGTTACGTCTCAAAAAACAAGTGTTGCACATGATTTCAAGTTATCAAAAGCAAATACATTCAGATTAATGGAGTTCCCAGGTCACAATAAACTGCGCAAGCAACTAATTGATACTTTGGAAAGCTCTAACAATATCAAAGGATTATTATTCATGGTAGATTCCACAACGGATCCAAAAGACTTAACGGAGGTTGCTGAGTTTCTATTTCAAATCCTTCAAGTCACAGAACGCCAGCCGGATGGTTGCGATATTCTCTTAGCATGTAATAAATGTGAATCGTTCACCTCTAGACCACCGGCAAAAATTAAGGACGCCCTCGAGAAAGAGATGGATAAAATAATTGCtaggaaaagaaaatcacTAGATAGTGTCCAGAATACCCTCAATGGAAGTCTAAAGAAAACCGACGATGCCGATAACGAAGACgatcaagaagaaaagagcgCTCTCTTGGATATCCAAGTTGCCGGTGGATTTAAATTCAGCTCATTAGAAGGTAATGTCGACGCCCTTGAAGGCAGTGTAACAAAAAACAATGTTGATAAATGGGAATGCTGgattgaagaaagattaATCAATTAG
- a CDS encoding uncharacterized protein (similar to Saccharomyces cerevisiae YIL102C-A; ancestral locus Anc_5.262), with protein sequence MNRFALLTVAMLYYTVWLLLPVFELDNKLSMFPLPSIYAVYLPISLLLLGFAMVGTFLGVLLLLDSKDDESRSHLLEIDIAI encoded by the coding sequence ATGAATAGATTTGCTTTACTTACGGTAGCAATGCTGTACTACACTGTGTGGCTTTTGTTGCCTGTATTTGAATTAGACAACAAGTTGTCAATGTTCCCATTGCCTAGCATATATGCTGTATATTTACCCATATCACTGCTACTACTCGGATTTGCAATGGTGGGTACATTTCTTGGAGTATTGCTACTTCTTGACTCgaaagatgatgaaagcaGATCACATTTGCTAGAAATTGATATAGCTATATAA